Proteins co-encoded in one Scatophagus argus isolate fScaArg1 chromosome 11, fScaArg1.pri, whole genome shotgun sequence genomic window:
- the cryba2b gene encoding beta-crystallin A2b, with protein sequence MNTQQMEQMGQFKITVWEEENFQGKRCEFMLECQNIMERGFNKIRSIKVENGPWVGYEYPEFQGQQFILEKGDYPRYEAWSGNSSYRTEHLLSFRPIKCANHSDSKVTLYECEDFQGRKFEMCDDYPSLQAMGWCSKEVPSIKVNSGAWVAYQFPGYRGYQYILERDRHQGEYRNYNEYSTQAHTNQVQSIRRIQH encoded by the exons ATGAACACTCAACAGATGGAGCAGATGGGCCAGTTCAAGATCACagtgtgggaggaggagaaCTTCCAGGGAAAGCGCTGTGAGTTCATGCTGGAGTGCCAGAACATCATGGAGAGGGGCTTCAACAAGATCCGTTCCATCAAGGTTGAGAATGGACC CTGGGTGGGTTATGAGTACCCTGAGTTCCAGGGACAGCAGTTTATCCTGGAGAAGGGAGACTACCCTCGCTACGAGGCCTGGAGTGGAAACAGCAGCTACAGAACCGAGCACCTGCTTTCCTTCAGACCCATCAAGTGTGCT AACCACAGTGACAGCAAGGTGACTCTGTACGAGTGTGAGGACTTCCAGGGCCGTAAGTTCGAGATGTGCGACGACTACCCCTCCCTACAGGCCATGGGCTGGTGCAGCAAGGAGGTGCCCTCCATCAAAGTCAACTCAGGAGC ctgggTGGCCTACCAGTTCCCTGGTTACCGTGGCTACCAGTACAtcctggagagagacagacaccaAGGCGAGTACAGAAACTACAACGAGTACAGCACCCAGGCTCACACCAACCAGGTGCAGTCCATTCGTAGGATCCAGCACTAA
- the umps gene encoding uridine 5'-monophosphate synthase, with protein MEDASIDALILKLHDVNAVKFGEYKLKSGMLTPIYIDLRVLVSYPVIMNQVSSIIYQRAQEEGLQFDSVCGVPYTALPMATIICSQHELPMLIRRKEAKDYGTKRLVEGSFRKGDTCLIIEDTVTSGSSILETAEVLFKEGLKVTDAIVLMDREQGGVEMLASQGIKLHPIISMFKLLNVLQAGGRIDAQTAQSVHKFILDNNTFSCKEKNGSHVPATKKQNVELSYADRAELPNVHPLASKLLKIMEEKQSNLCVSADMTSGEELLQLADSLGPSICMLKTHVDILKDYTVAFNQKLQALANKHNFLIFEDRKFADIGNTVKHQYEGGLYQISSWAHIVNAHAVPGPGVVKGLSAVGKPLGRGCLLIAQMSSQGSLATGEYTKAVLEMAEEQSDFVIGFICGSKISKRPEFVHMTPGVQMQAGGDALGQQYTTPEEVLCNKGSDVLIVGRGILEAPDRLKAAESYRKSGWEAYTKRLGRGGQ; from the exons ATGGAAGACGCCTCCATTGACGCTTTAATCCTGAAGCTTCACGATGTGAACGCGGTGAAGTTTGGAGAGTACAAGCTGAAGAGCGGCATGTTGACACCCATCTACATCGACCTGAGGGTCCTCGTATCCTACCCGGTGATCATGAACCAG gtgTCAAGTATCATTTACCAGCGAGCGCAAGAAGAAGGGCTGCAGTTTGACTCGGTGTGTGGGGTACCGTACACGGCTCTGCCTATGGCCACAATCATCTGCTCTCAACATGAACTGCCCATGCTCATCAGGCGAAAGGAGGCCAAGGACTATG GAACCAAGCGTCTTGTGGAGGGCTCATTTCGGAAAGGGGACACGTGTCTGATCATTGAAGACACAGTGACCAGTGGCAGTAGCATCCTGGAGACTGCAGAAGTGCTCTTTAAGGAGGGACTGAAG GTGACGGATGCCATCGTACTAATGGACAGAGAGCAAGGTGGCGTAGAGATGTTGGCTTCTCAAGGAATCAAGCTTCATCCCATCATCTCCATGTTCAAGCTGCTCAACGTGCTGCAGGCAGGCGGGCGCATTGACGCTCAAACCGCCCAGAGTGTCCACAAGTTCATCCTGGACAACAACACTTTCAG CTGCAAGGAGAAGAATGGCAGTCATGTCCCTGCCACTAAGAAGCAGAATGTGGAGCTGAGCTATGCAGACCGAGCTGAACTACCAA ACGTTCACCCTTTGGCATCAAAGCTGCTGAAGATCATGGAGGAGAAGCAGTCTAACCTCTGCGTGTCCGCCGACATGACGAGCGGCGAGGAGCTGCTTCAGCTGGCGGACTCTCTAGGTCCAAGCATCTGCATGCTGAAGACCCACGTAGACATCCTGAAG GACTACACAGTAGCCTTCAACCAGAAACTGCAGGCTTTGGCTAATAAGCACAACTTCCTCATCTTTGAAGATCGCAAGTTTGCTGACATTGGGAACACAGTCAAGCACCAGTATGAAG GTGGTTTGTATCAGATCTCATCTTGGGCGCACATAGTGAATGCTCATGCAGTACCAGGGCCTGGGGTTGTGAAGGGTCTGAGTGCTGTAGGAAAGCCTCTGGGCCGAGGGTGTTTGCTCATCGCGCAGATGAGCTCCCAGGGGTCCTTGGCTACCGGTGAATACACAAAGGCTGTG CTGGAGATGGCAGAGGAGCAGTCAGACTTCGTGATTGGGTTTATCTGTGGCTCAAAGATCAGCAAGAGGCCAGAGTTCGTCCATATGACCCCAGGGGTGCAGATGCAGGCTGGAG GTGATGCACTGGGCCAGCAGTACACCACCCCAGAAGAAGTTCTCTGCAACAAAGGCTCTGATGTCCTTATTGTAGGTCGAGGTATCCTGGAGGCCCCTGATAGGCTGAAAGCTGCTGAGTCATACAGAAAGTCCGGATGGGAGGCTTACACCAAGAGACTCGGTCGGGGTGGTCAGTAG